Below is a window of Primulina eburnea isolate SZY01 unplaced genomic scaffold, ASM2296580v1 ctg368_ERROPOS200000, whole genome shotgun sequence DNA.
tttttttttttttgaagatgTGTGGTTATGTAGTAGCTTACCTGAACCAAGAGGTGGATCTGGAGTGTGCTGAGTCCGCTCCGGTATCCCGAAGCTGCGAACTATATTCGGAAATCTGGTGGCGGACTCCGCCTGGAACTGGGCGGTATGCGGCGGAGGAACCGAGGCGGAGTGGCGGTTCTTGGTGGCGCAGGAGTTGCTCGCTAACACCATAACGTCCTTGGCCTTGTCCGCCGGGAAATCGTTGAACACAATCACCTGACCGGCGTAGAAGATGGTCATCTGCGCAGTCTCCGCCTCAGGTTTCTTCAGAGTCTCTTCTTTGGCATCAGATTTCTCAATCATCGGCAACAAATTCATTGTCCCTGAAACGACCGCCGCCACAGATCCAATCAAGAAACAAACAAAAATGGAAAGCAAagccaaaaaagaaaaaagaaaaaaaagatccAGTAGAATTTAAAACCAAATCCAACAAGTCATAGATCAGGCCACTTGGAATCAGATTTCATACCTTTGGACTCGAAGTTAGGATTCAAGCACTGAGCAAGCTCCCCCAAAGTGCCCTTCTCCTTCAGGTACTGACTCAGAAGGCTACATGTCTGCGAGAAGCTGGTAGATCTTCTGCTCGAAAACCTCCCGGAATCCACAATCTCCGCCGAACCCATTTCCCCTCCGGTGGCGTCAAGAAGTTATCAAGTGGTTTCACATTTAGCATTAAATATGCGATGAAAATGGGAACGAGAAGgtggtttatatatatatacaaatggAGTTTGCTGGCCATTTGgggggagagagagagagaaaaaaaGCACGAGGAATATATGGTGTAATAAAAAGTCCAACAACTTGACCCGCTCCATATTCTACGCTGTTTCCACACAACCTAATTTTTTCCATTAATTATTTCCATCCTACACATGTTTTAGAGGTGGATTTGacgatatatatttttttaattaaccggagttattttttattatatttattattaatttattagtaATTAGTAAACATACTCACACGATTTGTCCATTTAAATTATAGTTTTAtctttatatataattaataaagttttatacaaaatataattatattagagTATTTcatcaacaaaattcctattctttaaactaatttattatgttcttttttatttaagaaagaACGGTAGTTACGAAGATAATTTGATAATATTAATAAGGGATTATTACTTAATCTATAATATAGATATACATCAATCTTTTATTATACCAAAAATGTTATGGTAATATGTTGACCTTACAATTTCTTTTAATCTTTATATCACTATTTGTTTTTCTCGATTTTGTATTATTGTGTATTTCATTActttgtaaatttatttattttttcataaaatggaagatacaaaatataaatatataaaatagatAGTTAAAATTCTTGTAATAGTAGTATTTTTCGGGATTGGTAACTCTATCAATattaattttgatgataacaaaacttgttattgtgtttttaACATATTACTCAAGTATGAAATTGTCAACTCAATATGAAAACTGAAACTCGAATTTAGTCAAACTGAAAATCTGACGACCTGCAATGTTTCGATAATATCTTACAGATCGGTGATGCAAATGACAAGTCGTCAAAAACATTGAACATAAAATTCAATTTTGGACCAGTTGCATCTCGGGTCAATTGAGCTAAATTGAATGTTATTTGGGCAAATTGATGGCCGTAAGACCAACATGATTGAAACAAAAATAGCCATCTGTTGGCATGAGCAATTACGATATTTTGGTATGTCTGATCAGCTCAGTTATCAAAATGAAACGATTCAATATGATTTACGAAGCTAAGACGATGATCTACAGATCATGTTCACAAGTAAAAGTATGAATCAGagttaagatgctgataaatgatgaTGAAGATACTAGTTCTGCATAGACTGAAATCACATCAGTTTGGTTTAGTCTAACTGACGAGCCCAACTGAATGATCAGTCTAGCTGAGGAGCCCAACTGACAGCGAACCTAAAAATTAGTTAGGCTTGGGAAAAATGGTCAGTTAGACGGAAATGATTGTTTCAAtatcagaaacagtacagaaactttctaaacagtcatattcttgtgtctaaaaTATATATCACTCTTGGATGCTATgtatacaacatattgaagattaaataaaagtttatttaaTGCTACATAAATAAATTAGCTAGAATGAAAGTAAATTCAAGTGTGATGATACATTTGATATATACATACACTATAAAAATCATCACACTCAATCATTTACACATATACACTAGAGTTGAGTTTcgaagtttagttgagtgagccttctcacaaagacattaaagatTATATTTGTAGTATTGTCataaaaaacattaaaaattatGTGGATTGTGAGGTTATGGTCTACAATTGAGAGTGCGCTAGGAgtttcaattaaaaaaaaaaagataagtCCTAAATTAAATGAGTTCATACAAAGAATTGTTTATATCAAAGTATTCTGGTGGATCATCTCTGAGCGAATAATGGGTGACGTAGAATTCATTAAATtacgaacatccataaacaaattatgtctatttatttattgcatttacttattatTACTACGTTTTAAGGTGTATTGTTGAATGATTTTAAGTGtatttcaaataccaaaatatttcttatcaaatgtttgataaaattCTTATTTGGATTCTACGAATGATTATTTTATGTGTCTTCCAtttgatttaaaaattaaactcgatttaattcatcaatgttcaatatttcaaaaatcgAACTATTATAACTCAACAATTATTCttcaatcgatcctatcaataaTGTTGTTATTATGGTTCTTTTTTAACATCAATATTTCAAATATGTGTTTGTAGAACTGAAagttttaccaaaaactatagctggtggtaatggtgcaactcaaatcttttaaaccgcacaacagctaATGCACCACGATTCGATCGCTATACCAAgcaaagacaattattgcacccaacaatcttcctCCTAATAATTGCACTTCTTGCAATTAATGAGAATCGAACACGTGACTTTGGCTATGATACTAATTGTAGGATCGAAAGCTTATCGCTTTACTAAAAGCTATAGTttgtggtaatggtgcaactcaaatattttaaaccacaCAACAGTTCAaacaccatggttcgatcgctctaccaaataGAAACAATTATTACATCCAATAGTGTTCCATCTAAATTTGAAGTGAAAGTCATGACATAGTAACTAATcaattatatatcacatatgcCAATAAAAATAAGCATATGCCAATAAAAATAAGCTCGAGTCATTACATTGTGCCAGCTTATCTTAATTTGTTCATAGGAGTGGTCTTAATAATAGACGATTTGAAAACAAGAGGGTCACGTTACCATCCAAAACTAATATtatgaaaaaaaattgtaattttgatatgtatatttatctatttgtgattttgataatttattaatcaatatttgattttaatattatttaaaaaaattgataatttttttaagtAGTGTTGACCTGACCTCGACTTAGTGCTCAATTGCACAATATTACAATGACTCGCGAtaaaaaatgactaaaaatattaaaaaccgAAATATGCATGATTaagatttatgtttttatgacaTAGATGGCTACACACACATAACGAAAATTGCAAATTTCTCAAAATATCTATGTATAAAAACTCAGTTTTTGCCAAATATGGAAAATTCTCGCCAAaaggaaaagaaatttgttttgtatgattttattgaaataaaaaatcgttggttgattaataaaatttatttggcAAAATTGTGCATTTCCGATGGAAATTAAATCAACATATCTGATAATTTCAAGTTTCCATGATGTTAGTAATCGTCACAAGGGATTCCTAAATTTAAAACATTCCAAAAGTATTTCgtttttgaaatttattttaattttttatttaaaaaaaatcatcaatacaCAACATAAAATGATACATTTATACCGATAAAAGttaaagagtgggtctcatgtgagatgagtcaaccctatcgatattcacaataaaaaataaaattattaacataaaaagtaatattttttcatgaatgacccaaataagagatccgtctcacaaatacgatccgtgagactatctcacacaagtttttgtcaaacttAAAAGTCGGATTTTATAATTTCTCAAACTTCAATAAACaactatttataattaaataactaaGATTATTAGAGTTTCGAAATTTGAATCCAAAGATATCATTATAccttttcaaaattaaacaaacttTATAATTCTCTTGAATAATTTTACACGAAAAGTTTAGAATaaatgaagttgtaaataataaaaattcaaaaatatgcAACTATCATAAATAATGAAGCCAAACTACAATATACAAcatctttaaataattaatttactaAAATCATTTGAAATATGAGATTCTaatatatcattaaaaaaatttagacataaaaaaaaatggaagttTCAAAGTACGGCCATTACAATAACAAATGTTGCAGCCAACAACTTAATACGTAGAGACACTTCATCAAAATCTAGAAACATGCCAACTTAATAGAATCTTTAgcataaatataaatttaatcaataccaattaaaaaaaagtatataaaatttatttaaaattcgattaaattatttttcataagCCTTAACATTTAACACATATTTTTAAGGCTCAGatatatttaaagatttaagGACATTAAAATTCAACTAAAAAACATGTATAAATACTTTGATTCATAAATCAACAAAAAACTAAATAACCGCTGACCAAGATCACAACAATATAAAAAGATAAATAGAAatgaattataataataataattttttttgttttattgtttttaattaaatttttaatcaaaatttattcatataataaacaatataatttttttaacaaatagttatttatttttaaaaaattttgacagaaaaaataattttatattttctaaatatatttttctatttttttaataacaGTTCCACTAATCTAATATCTTCATTATCTCAAATGGTATAATT
It encodes the following:
- the LOC140821011 gene encoding protein TIFY 10b-like, whose translation is MGSAEIVDSGRFSSRRSTSFSQTCSLLSQYLKEKGTLGELAQCLNPNFESKGTMNLLPMIEKSDAKEETLKKPEAETAQMTIFYAGQVIVFNDFPADKAKDVMVLASNSCATKNRHSASVPPPHTAQFQAESATRFPNIVRSFGIPERTQHTPDPPLGSDLPIARKNSLARFLEKRKDRITENAPYQAAAIKPVAAATAKPPTAEAWLGLGNFEFQCD